A window from Citrus sinensis cultivar Valencia sweet orange chromosome 3, DVS_A1.0, whole genome shotgun sequence encodes these proteins:
- the LOC102628534 gene encoding pathogen-related protein-like isoform X1: protein MDKVKEDMEVAGDKYRSILNEEAKSTQWRHGGPPIFDKVNKLFEEGRTKEWPKGSIEETVQNAVKSWEMELSQKTSSNDFKTINPEKFKLIVNGRKGLSGEETLQLGSYNALLKNSLPMEFQYCRADEETFKSSHDAFRSAFPRGFAWEVISVYSGPLVVAYKFRHWGYFEGPFQGHAPTGEMVEFYGIGIMKVDEFMRAEDVEIYYDPAELFAGLLKGPVLNAIAETQQNKSADTSSSHHCPFT, encoded by the exons atgGATAAAGTAAAAGAAGATATGGAAGTGGCAGGGGATAAGTATCGTTCAATCTTGAATGAAGAAGCAAAGAGCACGCAGTGGAGGCACGGTGGCCCTCCGATTTTCGACAAAGTAAACAAGCTCTTCGAGGAAGGCCGGACCAAG GAGTGGCCTAAAGGATCAATAGAAGAAACAGTTCAGAATGCTGTAAAGTCTtgggaaatggagctttctcAGAAGACTAGCTCAAATGATTTCAAGACCATTAACCCTGAGAAATTCAAGCTCATTGTTAATG GAAGAAAGGGCCTGTCGGGAGAAGAGACTCTACAGCTTGGAAGCTACAATGCCTTGCTGAAGAATTCACTACCAATGGAGTTTCAGTATTGCAGAGCAGATGAAGAGACTTTTAAATCATCCCATGATGCATTTCGATCAGCTTTTCCCCGCGGATTCGCCTGGGAAGTGATCAGTGTTTATTCAGGACCGCTAGTGGTTGCCTACAAATTCAGGCATTGGGGTTACTTTGAAGGACCTTTCCAGGGCCACGCTCCTACTGGAGAAATGGTGGAGTTTTATGGGATTGGGATTATGAAG GTGGATGAATTCATGAGGGCAGAAGATGTTGAAATATACTATGATCCAGCAGAGTTATTTGCAGGCCTCCTTAAAGGGCCAGTACTCAACGCAATTGCTGAAACCCAACAAAACAAGTCTGCTGATACTTCCTCTTCTCATCACTGCCCATTCACTTAG
- the LOC102628534 gene encoding pathogen-related protein-like isoform X2, with protein MQSQEWPKGSIEETVQNAVKSWEMELSQKTSSNDFKTINPEKFKLIVNGRKGLSGEETLQLGSYNALLKNSLPMEFQYCRADEETFKSSHDAFRSAFPRGFAWEVISVYSGPLVVAYKFRHWGYFEGPFQGHAPTGEMVEFYGIGIMKVDEFMRAEDVEIYYDPAELFAGLLKGPVLNAIAETQQNKSADTSSSHHCPFT; from the exons ATGCAATCGCAGGAGTGGCCTAAAGGATCAATAGAAGAAACAGTTCAGAATGCTGTAAAGTCTtgggaaatggagctttctcAGAAGACTAGCTCAAATGATTTCAAGACCATTAACCCTGAGAAATTCAAGCTCATTGTTAATG GAAGAAAGGGCCTGTCGGGAGAAGAGACTCTACAGCTTGGAAGCTACAATGCCTTGCTGAAGAATTCACTACCAATGGAGTTTCAGTATTGCAGAGCAGATGAAGAGACTTTTAAATCATCCCATGATGCATTTCGATCAGCTTTTCCCCGCGGATTCGCCTGGGAAGTGATCAGTGTTTATTCAGGACCGCTAGTGGTTGCCTACAAATTCAGGCATTGGGGTTACTTTGAAGGACCTTTCCAGGGCCACGCTCCTACTGGAGAAATGGTGGAGTTTTATGGGATTGGGATTATGAAG GTGGATGAATTCATGAGGGCAGAAGATGTTGAAATATACTATGATCCAGCAGAGTTATTTGCAGGCCTCCTTAAAGGGCCAGTACTCAACGCAATTGCTGAAACCCAACAAAACAAGTCTGCTGATACTTCCTCTTCTCATCACTGCCCATTCACTTAG
- the LOC102628240 gene encoding protein DOG1-like 4 isoform X2 — protein sequence MSSSSFSSFYSTWFEQLNQLVQQLSAAPRPPTTHDQHQDLEKLVAKTLTHYTEYYKVKSAEAQRDVFNVFAAPWASSLERSLHWIAGWRPTTVFHLVYTESSTLFESHIVDILRGLRTGDLGDLSPSQFRRVSELQCETVKEENAITDELSEWQDGASELVGDCSASVDEKIRLLVSIVQKADDLRLRTVRRVVDLLTTQQAVEFLIAAAELQFGVRKWGLDQDRRRGRFG from the exons atgtcgTCGTCAAGCTTCAGCAGCTTCTACAGCACGTGGTTCGAGCAGCTGAACCAGCTGGTCCAGCAACTCTCGGCGGCTCCTCGACCGCCAACGACCCACGACCAGCACCAGGACCTGGAGAAGCTGGTCGCCAAGACCCTGACCCACTACACCGAGTACTACAAGGTCAAGTCCGCCGAGGCCCAACGCGACGTGTTCAACGTGTTCGCAGCTCCCTGGGCTTCTTCCCTCGAACGGTCACTCCATTGGATCGCAGGGTGGCGGCCCACAACTGTGTTTCATTTGGTGTACACGGAGTCAAGCACCCTCTTTGAGTCTCATATTGTTGATATCCTTCGTGGCCTCAGAACCGGTGACCTTGGTGACCTCTCCCCCAGCCAGTTCAG ACGAGTGAGCGAGTTGCAATGCGAAACGGTGAAAGAAGAGAATGCAATCACGGACGAGTTATCGGAGTGGCAAGATGGGGCCAGTGAGTTGGTGGGCGACTGCAGCGCGAGCGTCGACGAGAAAATACGGCTTCTCGTCAGCATCGTGCAGAAGGCCGACGATTTGAGGCTACGAACGGTGAGGCGAGTTGTCGACTTACTGACCACGCAACAGGCTGTTGAGTTCTTGATTGCCGCCGCCGAATTACAGTTTGGGGTCCGCAAGTGGGGCCTCGATCAGGACCGTCGACGTGGCCGTTTTGGGTAA
- the LOC102626306 gene encoding uncharacterized protein LOC102626306 isoform X2 — MEQRRSSKLNVAIIHPDLGIGGAERLIVDAAVELVSHGHNVHVFTAHHDKRRCFEETVNGMADMILVNSKFTANTFANTFKKLHARGIRPAVLYPAVNVDQFDKPHSYKLNFLSINRFERKKNIDLALSAFAMLQNLEEDVFKNHNTADVTLTIAGGYDKRLRENVEYLEELKSLAERNGVSDRVNFITSCSTTERNALLSECLCVLYTPKDEHFGIVPLEAMAAYKPVIACDSGGPVETIKNEVTGFLCNPTPHEFSLAMAKLIQEPQMAKKMGENARQHVMESFSTKIFGQHLNRLLAYVARSKED; from the exons atggaACAGAGAAGAAGTTCAAAGCTTAACGTAGCCATAATACATCCAGATCTTGGAATAG GTGGAGCTGAAAGACTAATTGTTGATGCGGCTGTTGAACTCGTGTCCCACGGGCATAATGTTCATGTTTTTACTGCTCACCATGATAAACGCCGCTGTTTTGAGGAAACCGTTAATG GAATGGCAGATATGATACTTGTTAATAGTAAATTTACAGCTAATACCTTTGCAAATACATTCAAGAAACTTCATGCTCGAGGAATTCGTCCAGCTGTTCTTTATCCAGCAGTCAATGTGGATCAGTTTGATAAACCCCATTCTTATAA GTTGAATTTTCTCTCCATCAACCGctttgaaagaaagaagaatattGATCTAGCACTTTCAGCATTTGCCATGCTTCAGAACCTTGAAGAAGATGTCTTTAAGAATCACAATACAGCTGATGTAACCTTGACCATTGCAG GTGGGTATGATAAACGCCTGAGGGAGAATGTTGAGTATTTGGAGGAGCTTAAAAGCCTGGCAGAAAGAAATGGAGTGTCTGATCGGGTCAACTTCATAACATCTTGTTCAACAACTGAAAGAAATGCTCTTCTTTCTGAATGCCTGTGTGTCCTTTATACACCAAAG GATGAACACTTTGGTATTGTTCCATTGGAAGCAATGGCAGCTTATAAACCTGTTATTGCATGCGATAGTGGGGGCCCTGTGGAGACAATTAAGAATGAGGTGACAGGATTTCTTTGCAACCCTACCCCCCATGAATTCTCTTTGGCTATGGCTAAATTAATTCAGGAGCCCCAGATGGCCAAAAAAATGGGTGAAAACGCCCGACAGCATGTTATGGAGTCGTTCTCAACAAAGATTTTTGGCCAGCATTTGAATCGACTGCTGGCTTATGTTGCCAGGAGTAAGGAGGACTGA
- the LOC102628240 gene encoding protein DOG1-like 4 isoform X1: MSSSSFSSFYSTWFEQLNQLVQQLSAAPRPPTTHDQHQDLEKLVAKTLTHYTEYYKVKSAEAQRDVFNVFAAPWASSLERSLHWIAGWRPTTVFHLVYTESSTLFESHIVDILRGLRTGDLGDLSPSQFSRRVSELQCETVKEENAITDELSEWQDGASELVGDCSASVDEKIRLLVSIVQKADDLRLRTVRRVVDLLTTQQAVEFLIAAAELQFGVRKWGLDQDRRRGRFG, encoded by the exons atgtcgTCGTCAAGCTTCAGCAGCTTCTACAGCACGTGGTTCGAGCAGCTGAACCAGCTGGTCCAGCAACTCTCGGCGGCTCCTCGACCGCCAACGACCCACGACCAGCACCAGGACCTGGAGAAGCTGGTCGCCAAGACCCTGACCCACTACACCGAGTACTACAAGGTCAAGTCCGCCGAGGCCCAACGCGACGTGTTCAACGTGTTCGCAGCTCCCTGGGCTTCTTCCCTCGAACGGTCACTCCATTGGATCGCAGGGTGGCGGCCCACAACTGTGTTTCATTTGGTGTACACGGAGTCAAGCACCCTCTTTGAGTCTCATATTGTTGATATCCTTCGTGGCCTCAGAACCGGTGACCTTGGTGACCTCTCCCCCAGCCAGTTCAG CAGACGAGTGAGCGAGTTGCAATGCGAAACGGTGAAAGAAGAGAATGCAATCACGGACGAGTTATCGGAGTGGCAAGATGGGGCCAGTGAGTTGGTGGGCGACTGCAGCGCGAGCGTCGACGAGAAAATACGGCTTCTCGTCAGCATCGTGCAGAAGGCCGACGATTTGAGGCTACGAACGGTGAGGCGAGTTGTCGACTTACTGACCACGCAACAGGCTGTTGAGTTCTTGATTGCCGCCGCCGAATTACAGTTTGGGGTCCGCAAGTGGGGCCTCGATCAGGACCGTCGACGTGGCCGTTTTGGGTAA
- the LOC102626306 gene encoding uncharacterized protein LOC102626306 isoform X1, translated as MEQRRSSKLNVAIIHPDLGIGGAERLIVDAAVELVSHGHNVHVFTAHHDKRRCFEETVNGTFPVTVYGDFLPRHFFYRLHALCAYLRCLFVALCVLLRSSSYDVIIADQVSVVIPVLKLRSSTKVLFYCHFPDLLLAQHTTFLRRLYRKPIDFVEELTTGMADMILVNSKFTANTFANTFKKLHARGIRPAVLYPAVNVDQFDKPHSYKLNFLSINRFERKKNIDLALSAFAMLQNLEEDVFKNHNTADVTLTIAGGYDKRLRENVEYLEELKSLAERNGVSDRVNFITSCSTTERNALLSECLCVLYTPKDEHFGIVPLEAMAAYKPVIACDSGGPVETIKNEVTGFLCNPTPHEFSLAMAKLIQEPQMAKKMGENARQHVMESFSTKIFGQHLNRLLAYVARSKED; from the exons atggaACAGAGAAGAAGTTCAAAGCTTAACGTAGCCATAATACATCCAGATCTTGGAATAG GTGGAGCTGAAAGACTAATTGTTGATGCGGCTGTTGAACTCGTGTCCCACGGGCATAATGTTCATGTTTTTACTGCTCACCATGATAAACGCCGCTGTTTTGAGGAAACCGTTAATG GCACTTTTCCGGTTACGGTTTATGGAGACTTCCTACCTCGTCATTTTTTCTACCGTCTTCATGCACTATGTGCATATCTGCGATGCCTTTTTGTTGCTCTTTGTGTGCTACTTCGGTCGTCATCATATGATGTTATAATAGCAGATCAAGTCTCTGTTGTGATCCCGGTGTTAAAACTTAGAAGCTCAACAAAG GTATTATTCTACTGTCATTTTCCGGATCTGTTACTGGCTCAACACACAACTTTTCTTAGGAGGTTATATAGGAAGCCTATAGACTTTGTCGAAGAATTAACAACTG GAATGGCAGATATGATACTTGTTAATAGTAAATTTACAGCTAATACCTTTGCAAATACATTCAAGAAACTTCATGCTCGAGGAATTCGTCCAGCTGTTCTTTATCCAGCAGTCAATGTGGATCAGTTTGATAAACCCCATTCTTATAA GTTGAATTTTCTCTCCATCAACCGctttgaaagaaagaagaatattGATCTAGCACTTTCAGCATTTGCCATGCTTCAGAACCTTGAAGAAGATGTCTTTAAGAATCACAATACAGCTGATGTAACCTTGACCATTGCAG GTGGGTATGATAAACGCCTGAGGGAGAATGTTGAGTATTTGGAGGAGCTTAAAAGCCTGGCAGAAAGAAATGGAGTGTCTGATCGGGTCAACTTCATAACATCTTGTTCAACAACTGAAAGAAATGCTCTTCTTTCTGAATGCCTGTGTGTCCTTTATACACCAAAG GATGAACACTTTGGTATTGTTCCATTGGAAGCAATGGCAGCTTATAAACCTGTTATTGCATGCGATAGTGGGGGCCCTGTGGAGACAATTAAGAATGAGGTGACAGGATTTCTTTGCAACCCTACCCCCCATGAATTCTCTTTGGCTATGGCTAAATTAATTCAGGAGCCCCAGATGGCCAAAAAAATGGGTGAAAACGCCCGACAGCATGTTATGGAGTCGTTCTCAACAAAGATTTTTGGCCAGCATTTGAATCGACTGCTGGCTTATGTTGCCAGGAGTAAGGAGGACTGA